Proteins from a single region of Rhea pennata isolate bPtePen1 chromosome 4, bPtePen1.pri, whole genome shotgun sequence:
- the LOXL3 gene encoding lysyl oxidase homolog 3 isoform X4, with protein MGSRGAWAQPQLLALLAGAWLWVGSAQPTPPGPTRGPGPALKFRLAGYPRKHNEGRIEVFYNDEWGTICDDDFTLDNAHVLCRHLGFVAATGWAHSAKYGKGVGRIWLDNVNCGGGEKSIGDCKHRGWGNSDCSHEEDAGVVCKDERIPGFKDSNVIETEQSHVEEVRLRPVVSGARRRLPVAEGVVEVRYKDGWAQICDEGWDSNNSRVVCGMMGFPAERKVNRNVYKLFTERQQLNYRLHSVSCTGTEVHLSMCAFEFYRGNTSAACTAGMPAVVSCLPGPLFATGSAHKKKQRQQQQGQPRIRLKGGAKVGEGRIEVLKSSEWGTICDDRWNLLSASVVCRELGFGSAKEALTGARMGQGTGPIHMSEVQCSGTEQSLWSCPFKNITEEDCKHSEDAAVRCNIPYMGYENLIRLSGGRSRAEGRVEVAVGAGGGQPRWGLVCGEGWGTLEAMVACRQLGLGFANHGLQETWYWDASNVTEMVLSGVKCEGHEMSLSHCQHHGASLNCKNTGTRFAAGVICSETASDLLLHAPLVQETAYIEDRPLHMLYCAAEENCLSSSARLANWPYGHRRLLRFSSQIHNNGRADFRPKAGRHSWVWHECHRHYHSMDIFTHYDILTPNGTKVAEGHKASFCLEDTECEEDVAKRYECANFGEQGITVGCWDLYRHDIDCQWIDITDVKPGNYILQVVINPNFEVAESDFTNNAMKCNCKYDGHRIWVHSCHIGDALSDEANKRFEQYPGQLNNQIS; from the exons ATGGGGAGCCGTGGTGCCTGGGCACAGCCGCAGCTCCTGGCGCTGCTGGCCGGCGCCTGGCTGTGGGTGGGAAGCGCCCAGCCcaccccccccggccccacgcgcgGCCCTGGCCCCGCGCTGAAGTTTCGCCTGGCTGGCTACCCGCGCAAGCACAACGAGGGCCGCATTGAGGTCTTCTACAACGATGAGTGGGGCACCATCTGCGACGACGACTTCACGCTGGACAACGCGCACGTGCTGTGCCGGCACCTTGGCTTTGTGGCTGCCACCGGCTGGGCCCACAGCGCCAAGTACGGCAAAGGCGTCG GGCGGATCTGGCTGGACAACGTGAACTGTGGTGGGGGCGAGAAGAGCATTGGGGACTGCAAACACCGGGGCTGGGGCAACAGCGACTGCAGCCATGAGGAAGATGCAGGTGTCGTCTGCAAGGACGAGCGCATCCCTGGCTTCAAGGACTCCAACGTCATTGAG ACGGAGCAGAGCCATGTGGAGGAGGTGCGGCTGCGGCCGGTGGTGTCCGGGGCCAGGAGGCGGCTGCCGGTGGCGGAGGGTGTCGTGGAGGTGCGCTACAAGGACGGCTGGGCGCAGATCTGCGACGAGGGCTGGGACAGCAACAACAGCCGCGTCGTCTGCGGCATGATGGGCTTCCCCGCTGAGAGGAAGGTGAACAGGAACGTCTACAA GCTGTTCACGGAGCGGCAGCAGCTCAACTACCGCCTGCACTCGGTGTCGTGCACGGGCACGGAGGTGCACCTCTCGATGTGCGCCTTCGAGTTCTACCGGGGCAATACCTCGGCGGCCTGCACGGCCGGCATGCCCGCCGTCGTCAGCTGCCTGCCTGGGCCCCTCTTCGCCACCGGCAGCGCCCACAAGAAgaagcagcggcagcagcagcagggccag CCACGGATTCGGCTGAAGGGTGGCGCGAAGGTCGGGGAGGGTCGCATCGAGGTGCTCAAGAGCAGCGAGTGGGGCACAATTTGCGATGACCGCTGGAACCTGCTGTCAGCCAGCGTGGTGTGCCGCGAGCTGGGCTTCGGCAGTGCCAAGGAGGCGCTCACCGGAGCGCGCATGGGCCAAG GGACGGGGCCCATCCACATGAGCGAGGTGCAGTGCTCGGGCACCGAGCAGTCCCTCTGGAGCTGCCCCTTCAAGAACATCACGGAGGAGGACTGCAAGCACTCAGAGGACGCGGCCGTTCGCTGCAACATCCCCTACATGGGCTACGAGAACCTG ATTCGGCTGAgcgggggccggagccgcgcgGAGGGGCGGGTCGAGGTGGCGgtgggggccggcggcgggcagccccgCTGGGGCCTGGTCTGCGGCGAAGGCTGGGGCACGCTGGAGGCGATGGTGGCCTGTCGCCAGCTGGGGCTGGGATTCGCTAACCACGGCTTGCAA GAGACGTGGTACTGGGATGCCAGCAATGTGACGGAGATGGTGCTGAGCGGCGTGAAGTGCGAGGGCCACGAGATGTCCCTGAGCCACTGCCAGCACCACGGTGCCAGCCTGAACTGCAAGAACACGGGCACACGCTTCGCTGCTGGTGTCATCTGCTCCGAGA CCGCCTCCGACCTGCTGCTGCACGCCCCACTGGTTCAGGAGACGGCTTACATCGAGGACCGGCCGCTGCATATGCTGTACTGTGCCGCGGAGGAGAACTGCCTCTCCAGCTCAGCCCGCCTTGCCAACTGGCCCTACGGGCACCGCCGCCTGCTCCGCTTCTCCTCCCAGATCCACAACAACGGCCGTGCTGACTTCCGCCCCAAGGCGGGCCGGCACTCCTGGGTCTGGCACGAGTGCCACCG GCACTACCACAGCATGGACATCTTCACCCACTACGACATCCTGACACCCAATGGCACCAAGGTGGCGGAGGGCCACAAGGCCAGCTTCTGCCTCGAGGACACGGAGTGCGAGGAAG ACGTGGCCAAGCGGTATGAGTGCGCCAACTTCGGGGAGCAGGGCATCACCGTGGGCTGCTGGGACCTGTACCGGCACGACATCGACTGCCAGTGGATCGACATCACTGACGTCAAGCCAGGAAATTACATCCTGCAG GTCGTGATCAACCCCAACTTCGAGGTGGCGGAGAGCGACTTCACCAACAATGCCATGAAATGCAACTGCAAGTACGACGGGCACCGCATCTGGGTGCACAGCTGCCACATCG GTGACGCACTCAGCGACGAGGCCAACAAGCGGTTCGAGCAGTACCCAGGTCAGCTCAACAACCAGATCTCGTAG
- the LOXL3 gene encoding lysyl oxidase homolog 3 isoform X6 yields MKGRRPGPGGRLASKSRPKHKHREDVGSKKRLFTERQQLNYRLHSVSCTGTEVHLSMCAFEFYRGNTSAACTAGMPAVVSCLPGPLFATGSAHKKKQRQQQQGQPRIRLKGGAKVGEGRIEVLKSSEWGTICDDRWNLLSASVVCRELGFGSAKEALTGARMGQGTGPIHMSEVQCSGTEQSLWSCPFKNITEEDCKHSEDAAVRCNIPYMGYENLIRLSGGRSRAEGRVEVAVGAGGGQPRWGLVCGEGWGTLEAMVACRQLGLGFANHGLQETWYWDASNVTEMVLSGVKCEGHEMSLSHCQHHGASLNCKNTGTRFAAGVICSETASDLLLHAPLVQETAYIEDRPLHMLYCAAEENCLSSSARLANWPYGHRRLLRFSSQIHNNGRADFRPKAGRHSWVWHECHRHYHSMDIFTHYDILTPNGTKVAEGHKASFCLEDTECEEDVAKRYECANFGEQGITVGCWDLYRHDIDCQWIDITDVKPGNYILQVVINPNFEVAESDFTNNAMKCNCKYDGHRIWVHSCHIGDALSDEANKRFEQYPGQLNNQIS; encoded by the exons ATGAAgggccggcgcccggggccgggcggcag gctGGCCTCCAAATCTCGCCCCAAACACAAGCACAGAGAGGATGTAGGGTCCAAGAAGAG GCTGTTCACGGAGCGGCAGCAGCTCAACTACCGCCTGCACTCGGTGTCGTGCACGGGCACGGAGGTGCACCTCTCGATGTGCGCCTTCGAGTTCTACCGGGGCAATACCTCGGCGGCCTGCACGGCCGGCATGCCCGCCGTCGTCAGCTGCCTGCCTGGGCCCCTCTTCGCCACCGGCAGCGCCCACAAGAAgaagcagcggcagcagcagcagggccag CCACGGATTCGGCTGAAGGGTGGCGCGAAGGTCGGGGAGGGTCGCATCGAGGTGCTCAAGAGCAGCGAGTGGGGCACAATTTGCGATGACCGCTGGAACCTGCTGTCAGCCAGCGTGGTGTGCCGCGAGCTGGGCTTCGGCAGTGCCAAGGAGGCGCTCACCGGAGCGCGCATGGGCCAAG GGACGGGGCCCATCCACATGAGCGAGGTGCAGTGCTCGGGCACCGAGCAGTCCCTCTGGAGCTGCCCCTTCAAGAACATCACGGAGGAGGACTGCAAGCACTCAGAGGACGCGGCCGTTCGCTGCAACATCCCCTACATGGGCTACGAGAACCTG ATTCGGCTGAgcgggggccggagccgcgcgGAGGGGCGGGTCGAGGTGGCGgtgggggccggcggcgggcagccccgCTGGGGCCTGGTCTGCGGCGAAGGCTGGGGCACGCTGGAGGCGATGGTGGCCTGTCGCCAGCTGGGGCTGGGATTCGCTAACCACGGCTTGCAA GAGACGTGGTACTGGGATGCCAGCAATGTGACGGAGATGGTGCTGAGCGGCGTGAAGTGCGAGGGCCACGAGATGTCCCTGAGCCACTGCCAGCACCACGGTGCCAGCCTGAACTGCAAGAACACGGGCACACGCTTCGCTGCTGGTGTCATCTGCTCCGAGA CCGCCTCCGACCTGCTGCTGCACGCCCCACTGGTTCAGGAGACGGCTTACATCGAGGACCGGCCGCTGCATATGCTGTACTGTGCCGCGGAGGAGAACTGCCTCTCCAGCTCAGCCCGCCTTGCCAACTGGCCCTACGGGCACCGCCGCCTGCTCCGCTTCTCCTCCCAGATCCACAACAACGGCCGTGCTGACTTCCGCCCCAAGGCGGGCCGGCACTCCTGGGTCTGGCACGAGTGCCACCG GCACTACCACAGCATGGACATCTTCACCCACTACGACATCCTGACACCCAATGGCACCAAGGTGGCGGAGGGCCACAAGGCCAGCTTCTGCCTCGAGGACACGGAGTGCGAGGAAG ACGTGGCCAAGCGGTATGAGTGCGCCAACTTCGGGGAGCAGGGCATCACCGTGGGCTGCTGGGACCTGTACCGGCACGACATCGACTGCCAGTGGATCGACATCACTGACGTCAAGCCAGGAAATTACATCCTGCAG GTCGTGATCAACCCCAACTTCGAGGTGGCGGAGAGCGACTTCACCAACAATGCCATGAAATGCAACTGCAAGTACGACGGGCACCGCATCTGGGTGCACAGCTGCCACATCG GTGACGCACTCAGCGACGAGGCCAACAAGCGGTTCGAGCAGTACCCAGGTCAGCTCAACAACCAGATCTCGTAG